One genomic region from Nostoc sphaeroides encodes:
- a CDS encoding Uma2 family endonuclease has product MTYTSPKLLTFEEFIIQYADNTRYELIDGQLRDMEPTGPHEAVAGSIAGRIYIEIFNSNLNWLIPKTCLIKPPAAEATALRPDVIVLDKAEVNKEPLWQKEPIICNGSTIKLVAEVVSTNWQDDYARKVEEYAFLNIPEYWIVDFRGLGGLQFIGNPKQPTFTVCQLVNGVYEQQQYRLGDTISSELLPNLQLKLDDIMHI; this is encoded by the coding sequence ATGACCTACACCTCGCCCAAACTACTTACCTTTGAGGAATTTATAATCCAATATGCTGACAATACACGCTACGAATTAATCGACGGACAACTAAGAGACATGGAACCTACAGGGCCACACGAAGCTGTTGCAGGTAGTATTGCTGGTAGAATCTATATCGAAATTTTTAATTCTAATTTAAACTGGCTAATTCCAAAAACTTGTTTGATTAAACCACCTGCGGCTGAAGCTACAGCGCTGCGTCCTGATGTAATTGTTTTAGATAAAGCAGAAGTTAATAAAGAACCGCTTTGGCAAAAAGAACCTATTATTTGTAACGGCAGTACTATTAAACTTGTTGCTGAAGTTGTAAGTACAAATTGGCAAGATGATTATGCAAGAAAAGTGGAAGAATACGCTTTTCTTAACATTCCAGAATATTGGATTGTAGATTTTCGTGGTTTGGGTGGTTTGCAATTTATTGGCAATCCGAAACAACCCACATTCACTGTTTGTCAGTTAGTTAACGGTGTGTACGAGCAGCAACAATATCGCTTAGGAGATACTATTTCGTCTGAACTCTTGCCAAATTTACAACTTAAGCTAGACGACATTATGCATATTTAA
- a CDS encoding class I SAM-dependent methyltransferase, translating to MSKKSDSQFQNLFSSPKSSNWDERLAQIAYRFNREYQRETFELPAEVQAMPIFGEWIGGSFSGRIASPFWEIAEPKKNQHCLDIGCGISFLIYPWRDWQAFFHGQEISNVARDTLNSRGPQLNSKLFKGVELGAAHQLNYSAEQFDIAIATGFSCYFPLEYWNAVLAEVKRVLKPGGHFVFDVLNPEQPLAEDWAVLETYLGAEVFLEPVAEWEKTIKAAGGKVVTHKSGELFELYKVRL from the coding sequence ATGTCTAAAAAGTCCGATTCGCAGTTCCAAAATCTCTTTAGTTCACCCAAATCAAGCAACTGGGACGAAAGATTAGCCCAAATAGCCTATCGCTTTAACCGAGAGTATCAACGTGAAACCTTTGAACTCCCAGCAGAAGTACAGGCGATGCCGATATTTGGCGAGTGGATTGGAGGTAGTTTCTCAGGAAGAATTGCTTCGCCTTTTTGGGAAATTGCTGAACCTAAAAAGAACCAGCACTGTTTAGATATAGGCTGTGGTATCAGCTTTTTAATTTATCCTTGGCGCGATTGGCAAGCATTTTTTCATGGGCAAGAAATCAGTAATGTGGCACGGGATACCCTTAATTCTCGTGGGCCACAGTTGAATTCTAAGCTGTTCAAAGGTGTTGAATTGGGAGCCGCTCATCAGTTAAACTATTCAGCAGAGCAATTTGATATTGCGATCGCCACAGGATTTAGCTGCTATTTTCCCCTCGAATACTGGAATGCTGTACTAGCAGAAGTCAAGCGCGTATTAAAACCAGGTGGACATTTTGTGTTTGACGTTCTCAATCCAGAACAGCCTCTAGCAGAAGATTGGGCAGTTTTGGAAACTTATTTAGGTGCTGAGGTGTTTTTAGAGCCTGTAGCTGAGTGGGAAAAAACGATTAAGGCGGCTGGTGGTAAAGTCGTAACGCACAAATCAGGGGAATTATTCGAGTTGTATAAGGTGCGGTTGTGA
- the dps gene encoding DNA starvation/stationary phase protection protein Dps: MSDNSITSRLYPTRIDIPAEARVEIVVLLNQTLAATSDLKTQAKQAHWNVKGTDFYQLHLLFDELAGELEGYIDMVAERVTALGGYAFGTARAAASNSILPEYPLDILDGKDHVTALSDRYALYGKHIREAIDKTDELGDLDTADLYTEISRTIDKRLWFLEAHLQVAEIKAENGKTATTKTQKIPAGVK, encoded by the coding sequence ATGAGCGACAACAGCATTACATCACGTTTGTACCCTACCCGCATTGACATTCCCGCCGAAGCGCGAGTGGAAATAGTGGTACTTCTCAACCAAACTTTGGCTGCTACTTCAGATTTGAAAACCCAAGCAAAGCAAGCGCACTGGAATGTTAAAGGTACTGACTTTTACCAGTTACACTTATTATTTGATGAACTTGCTGGGGAATTAGAAGGATACATCGATATGGTCGCTGAACGCGTTACAGCTTTAGGCGGATACGCTTTTGGAACAGCCCGCGCCGCAGCTAGTAATTCAATTTTGCCAGAATATCCCTTAGATATTTTGGATGGTAAAGATCATGTAACAGCCTTGTCAGATCGTTATGCACTCTATGGTAAACATATTAGAGAAGCGATCGATAAAACTGATGAATTAGGCGACCTCGATACCGCCGACCTTTACACCGAAATTTCTCGCACTATTGACAAACGACTCTGGTTCTTAGAAGCTCATCTACAAGTAGCAGAAATTAAGGCAGAGAATGGCAAAACGGCTACTACTAAAACTCAAAAGATCCCTGCTGGTGTAAAATAA
- a CDS encoding pentapeptide repeat-containing protein, translating to MNAEELKRRFAAGERYFPAVNLSRDKLIGAYLPGINLWGSDLSGANLAKAKLWGADLSRANLAKANLTRANLSGVKLNEANLRGAKLNYAKLYGANLTGAYYDNSTRFSRGFDPISQNMHFVTSN from the coding sequence ATGAATGCTGAGGAATTAAAACGACGTTTTGCCGCAGGAGAAAGATATTTTCCAGCCGTCAATTTGAGTAGGGACAAGCTGATTGGAGCCTATTTGCCTGGAATCAATTTATGGGGTTCTGACTTGAGTGGAGCAAACTTAGCTAAAGCTAAACTCTGGGGAGCAGATTTGAGTAGAGCCAACTTAGCCAAAGCAAACTTGACCAGAGCTAATTTGAGCGGTGTAAAACTGAATGAAGCAAATCTTCGGGGAGCAAAACTCAACTATGCTAAGTTGTATGGAGCGAATCTGACCGGCGCTTACTACGATAACAGCACGCGGTTTTCTAGAGGTTTTGACCCCATCAGTCAAAATATGCATTTCGTCACATCTAACTAA
- the treY gene encoding malto-oligosyltrehalose synthase, whose product MRIPTATYRIQFTPQFGFDNAKAIAAYLADLGISDLYASPIFKARSGSTHGYDIVDATQLNPELGTNESFDALVAEVQSLGMGWLQDIVPNHMAYSSENDYLMDVLEHGPDSSYTDYFDLSWNAPFGDRQERILAPLLGDFYGTSLENGHIQLQYEQNGLTVNYYSLKLPLRLESYTKFITHNLGKLTRTLGRNHPDFIKLLGILYILKSVPSEVAGKQRQDQIAFIKGLVWELYTTNDAIREFVDENIKTFNGEPGNSESFNLLDDLLKDQFYRLAFWKVGAEEMNYRRFFTVNELISVKVEEVRVFNNTHSLIQKLVEEGKFTGLRIDHIDGLYNPIQYLERLREKMGDVYITVEKILELTEELPENWEIEGTSGYDFLNYVNGVFCQVENESSFDKIYQNFISSRVDYTSVVKDKKHLILEKNLAGDIDNLALLLKNVSSKYRYGNDFTLNGLKRAIAEVLTLFPIYRTYITPDGIGESDRATIQEVIDQAKEQAPLLQNELTFIEKLMLLEFDNSLTQTEREQWIYFVLRMQQYSGPLMAKGVEDTTLYVYNRLLSLNEVGGNPGHFGIDLAKFHAFNKQHQETWPHTMNTTATHDTKRGEDVRARLNVLSEIPDEWDQQVNTWSAMNRGHRSHRHGFAMPDRNDEYFIYQTLVGAFPFAEQDHASFVERVKDYIIKAIREAKVHTAWLRPDSEYEEACTSFIEKVLDPSLSGEFLEAFRPFQQRIAEYGIFNSLSQTLLKITAPGVPDLYQGTELWELSLVDPDNRRPVDFEQRRTYLSAIREQAKTDTLGLIQELLSNKTDGRIKLFLTAQLLQARTNYVSLFQDGDYLPLEIQGTHAKHIIAFARREGNQTAIAIAPRFLTNLIQPGENPLAESVWQDTHLLLPPGTPSTWKNVITQQPLQATETLSIGSALAHFPVALLVSTAE is encoded by the coding sequence ATGCGAATTCCTACCGCCACTTACCGTATCCAATTTACACCTCAGTTTGGCTTTGACAACGCCAAAGCGATCGCAGCTTATCTAGCAGATTTAGGTATTTCCGATTTGTATGCTTCCCCGATTTTCAAAGCAAGATCCGGGAGTACCCACGGCTACGATATAGTAGATGCCACTCAACTTAACCCAGAACTGGGAACTAATGAATCCTTTGATGCATTAGTTGCTGAAGTTCAATCCCTTGGTATGGGCTGGTTACAAGATATAGTGCCCAACCACATGGCTTATAGCAGCGAAAACGATTACTTGATGGACGTATTGGAACACGGCCCAGATTCCAGCTATACCGACTACTTCGATCTTTCTTGGAATGCTCCCTTTGGCGATCGCCAAGAGCGAATTCTCGCTCCTCTCTTAGGAGATTTCTATGGTACATCCCTAGAAAACGGACACATTCAACTGCAATACGAACAAAACGGTTTAACCGTCAACTATTACAGCTTGAAACTGCCACTGCGGTTAGAATCTTACACAAAATTTATCACTCATAATTTAGGTAAACTCACCCGCACACTAGGACGCAATCATCCCGATTTTATTAAGCTATTGGGGATTCTCTACATTCTCAAAAGTGTGCCTTCAGAAGTTGCCGGAAAACAGCGACAAGACCAAATCGCCTTTATTAAAGGATTAGTTTGGGAACTCTACACCACAAACGATGCTATCCGTGAGTTCGTTGATGAAAATATCAAAACTTTTAACGGAGAACCCGGTAATTCCGAAAGCTTTAACCTCTTAGATGATTTACTCAAGGATCAATTTTACCGCCTCGCCTTCTGGAAAGTTGGCGCGGAAGAAATGAACTATCGCCGTTTCTTTACTGTCAATGAATTGATTTCCGTTAAAGTTGAAGAAGTGCGGGTTTTTAATAATACCCACAGCCTAATTCAAAAGCTGGTTGAAGAAGGCAAATTTACTGGTTTACGGATTGACCATATTGATGGACTTTATAACCCAATCCAGTATCTCGAAAGGCTGCGGGAAAAGATGGGAGATGTTTATATCACCGTCGAGAAGATTTTAGAACTCACCGAAGAATTGCCGGAAAACTGGGAAATTGAAGGAACGTCTGGTTATGACTTTCTCAACTATGTAAATGGTGTATTTTGTCAAGTTGAAAATGAATCATCCTTCGATAAAATTTACCAGAACTTTATTAGTTCTAGAGTAGATTATACCTCAGTAGTGAAGGATAAAAAGCACCTGATTTTAGAAAAGAATTTAGCAGGTGATATTGACAATCTGGCACTTTTATTAAAGAACGTTTCCAGCAAATATCGCTATGGCAATGATTTTACACTGAATGGATTAAAAAGAGCGATCGCCGAAGTTTTGACACTGTTCCCGATTTACCGTACCTACATTACACCCGATGGAATTGGAGAAAGCGATCGCGCTACCATTCAAGAAGTAATCGATCAAGCCAAAGAACAAGCGCCCCTATTGCAGAACGAACTGACCTTTATTGAAAAGTTAATGCTGCTAGAGTTTGATAATTCTCTGACTCAAACAGAACGCGAACAGTGGATATATTTTGTCTTACGGATGCAGCAATACAGTGGGCCATTAATGGCAAAAGGCGTAGAAGACACCACATTATATGTTTATAATCGGTTGCTGTCGCTGAATGAAGTCGGGGGAAATCCTGGTCATTTTGGCATCGACTTAGCCAAATTTCATGCATTTAACAAACAGCATCAAGAAACCTGGCCACACACAATGAACACCACAGCTACCCACGACACCAAACGCGGCGAAGATGTGCGGGCCAGATTGAACGTCCTCTCAGAAATCCCCGATGAATGGGATCAGCAGGTAAATACCTGGAGTGCCATGAATCGAGGACATCGTAGCCATCGCCACGGGTTCGCTATGCCCGATCGCAACGACGAGTATTTTATCTATCAAACCTTGGTAGGGGCGTTTCCCTTTGCCGAACAAGACCATGCATCCTTCGTGGAACGGGTGAAAGACTATATAATAAAGGCAATTCGAGAAGCGAAAGTGCATACAGCCTGGTTGCGGCCTGATAGCGAGTATGAAGAAGCTTGTACCTCCTTTATTGAAAAAGTACTCGACCCTTCCCTCTCCGGCGAATTTTTAGAAGCCTTTCGTCCCTTTCAACAACGAATTGCAGAGTATGGTATCTTCAATTCCCTTTCCCAAACTCTACTGAAGATTACCGCCCCAGGCGTACCCGATTTATACCAAGGAACAGAACTTTGGGAACTAAGCCTAGTTGATCCAGACAACCGTCGCCCGGTAGATTTTGAACAGCGACGCACCTACTTAAGCGCCATCCGCGAACAAGCGAAAACCGACACTCTAGGTTTGATTCAAGAATTGCTGAGTAATAAAACCGACGGTAGAATCAAACTGTTTTTAACGGCTCAATTACTGCAAGCTAGAACAAACTATGTCTCATTATTCCAGGACGGCGATTATTTACCATTAGAAATTCAGGGAACCCACGCCAAGCATATAATCGCCTTTGCGCGACGGGAAGGCAATCAAACAGCGATCGCGATCGCCCCTCGTTTTTTAACAAACCTCATTCAGCCAGGAGAAAACCCCTTAGCCGAGTCAGTATGGCAAGATACACACCTATTATTACCCCCTGGAACTCCCTCCACCTGGAAAAACGTCATCACTCAACAACCCTTACAGGCAACAGAAACATT
- a CDS encoding pirin family protein — protein MSQNTITHLIHDRNARGHAKMGWLDSYHTFSFGSFYDPNRMGFRSLRVINDDRIAPGAGFPTHSHRDMEILTYVLEGAVEHKDSLGTGSVIRPGDAQIMSAGTGISHSEFNPSPTEPLHLLQIWILPDREGITPRYEQKAFPLEEKRGKLRLIASKDGRDGAVTIHQDVELYTSILESGDVVNYQVKRDRYAWLQIAQGIVNLNGEELRAGDGVQINGEEQLEISTNIGGEILLFDLG, from the coding sequence ATGTCTCAAAATACAATTACCCATCTAATTCACGATCGCAACGCTCGTGGTCACGCTAAAATGGGCTGGCTCGATAGTTATCACACATTTTCCTTCGGTAGTTTTTACGATCCCAACCGCATGGGATTTCGCTCTCTGCGAGTGATTAACGACGATCGCATCGCCCCCGGTGCTGGATTCCCTACCCACAGCCATCGTGACATGGAAATCCTCACTTATGTCTTAGAAGGTGCTGTAGAGCATAAAGACAGCTTGGGTACTGGATCGGTGATTCGCCCTGGTGATGCACAGATTATGAGCGCTGGAACTGGAATCAGTCACAGTGAATTTAATCCTTCGCCAACTGAACCACTACACCTGCTACAAATCTGGATTCTTCCCGATCGAGAAGGAATAACGCCAAGATACGAACAAAAAGCTTTTCCTCTCGAAGAAAAGCGCGGTAAACTTCGCTTAATTGCCTCTAAAGATGGGCGTGATGGTGCTGTGACAATTCACCAAGATGTTGAGTTATATACATCTATTTTAGAGTCAGGCGATGTTGTTAATTATCAAGTTAAACGCGATCGCTATGCCTGGTTACAAATAGCCCAAGGTATAGTTAACTTAAATGGCGAGGAACTCAGAGCCGGCGATGGTGTACAAATCAACGGCGAAGAACAGCTAGAAATTAGCACCAACATCGGCGGTGAAATCTTGCTTTTCGATTTAGGCTAA
- the treZ gene encoding malto-oligosyltrehalose trehalohydrolase, whose protein sequence is MRIGANYLGDGECEFTVWSPLLESVTVQILTPEQQLIPLKPQSEGYWQTKVNDVYPGTLYRYVLNGQDAFADPASQYQPEGVHGPSQIVDQQFEWTDEGWAGIPVESMIFYEVHVGTFTPEGTFTAIIPRLPDLKELGINAIEIMPISQFPGDTHIEASLAYRNWGYDGVYPYAVQNSYGSPAELKQLVNACHQHGIAVVLDVVYNHFGPEGNYMSQFAPYFTKTYKTPWGEALNFDDAHSQGVRNYFIENALYWLRDFHIDALRLDAIQAIYDLGAKHFLWELAEAVHHFSEQGQKWKRHLIAESDLNNPQIIRPAELGGYSLDAQWSDDFHHSLHALLTGDRQGYYQDFGQTAQLAKAYEDTFVYDWKYAPHRKRFHGVSCRDRPLSQFSVCIQNHDQIGNQMKGERLSLRISFEGLKLAAGAVLLSPNLPLLFMGEEYGETAPFIYFVSHSDPDLIQMVRAGRKEEFEAFHYADDPPDPESAETFLKSKLNWELRNNGKHKVLWDWYRQLINFRKTHPALLNQERNSIQATSDEEKQLVIVRRWCESSELIFVMNFNSSPVTVNLPFEQNANKLLDSADTSWSGHGSEAAEHLSVGQEVKLQPTSLVLYEKG, encoded by the coding sequence GTGAGAATAGGTGCTAACTACTTGGGTGACGGAGAGTGTGAATTTACAGTTTGGTCTCCGCTATTAGAGAGCGTCACTGTACAAATTTTGACGCCAGAACAGCAGTTAATTCCGCTCAAGCCTCAGTCTGAGGGATACTGGCAAACGAAGGTTAACGATGTATATCCAGGTACGCTTTATCGGTATGTCTTAAATGGGCAAGACGCTTTTGCTGATCCTGCGTCGCAGTATCAACCAGAAGGGGTACATGGGCCGTCGCAAATTGTCGATCAACAGTTTGAGTGGACAGATGAAGGGTGGGCTGGGATTCCTGTAGAGTCGATGATTTTTTATGAAGTTCACGTTGGGACTTTCACGCCTGAAGGAACTTTCACTGCGATTATTCCCCGTTTACCGGATTTGAAAGAACTGGGAATTAACGCCATTGAAATCATGCCTATCTCTCAATTTCCGGGAGATACGCATATTGAAGCTTCTCTTGCATACCGCAACTGGGGTTATGACGGCGTTTATCCTTATGCTGTGCAAAATTCTTACGGTAGCCCAGCCGAACTGAAACAACTGGTAAATGCTTGCCATCAACACGGAATTGCCGTAGTGCTGGATGTGGTGTATAACCACTTTGGGCCAGAAGGCAACTATATGAGTCAGTTCGCGCCCTACTTTACAAAAACCTATAAAACACCTTGGGGCGAAGCGCTGAATTTCGACGATGCTCATAGTCAGGGTGTGCGAAATTATTTTATTGAAAATGCGCTTTACTGGTTGCGCGATTTCCACATAGATGCATTGCGGCTGGATGCCATTCAAGCAATTTACGACTTGGGGGCAAAGCATTTTTTATGGGAACTGGCGGAAGCAGTTCATCATTTTTCAGAACAAGGGCAAAAATGGAAACGCCATTTAATTGCCGAAAGTGACCTGAATAATCCCCAAATAATTCGTCCAGCAGAATTGGGTGGATATAGTCTTGATGCCCAGTGGAGTGATGATTTTCACCATTCATTGCACGCACTCTTGACAGGCGATCGCCAAGGATATTATCAAGATTTTGGGCAAACTGCTCAGTTGGCAAAAGCTTATGAAGATACTTTTGTCTACGATTGGAAATATGCACCACATCGTAAGCGATTTCATGGCGTATCTTGCCGCGATCGCCCTTTATCACAGTTTTCTGTCTGCATCCAGAATCACGATCAAATCGGCAACCAAATGAAAGGGGAACGCCTCAGCTTGCGAATCTCTTTTGAGGGATTAAAGTTAGCTGCTGGGGCTGTGCTATTGTCGCCCAATTTACCCCTGTTATTCATGGGAGAAGAATACGGTGAAACAGCACCCTTCATTTACTTTGTTAGTCACTCCGATCCAGATTTAATTCAAATGGTGCGAGCCGGACGCAAAGAAGAATTTGAAGCATTTCACTATGCAGATGATCCCCCAGATCCCGAATCGGCAGAAACTTTCCTAAAGTCTAAACTTAATTGGGAATTACGTAATAACGGTAAGCACAAAGTTCTGTGGGATTGGTATCGCCAGTTAATTAATTTCCGCAAGACGCATCCAGCACTTTTGAATCAAGAGCGCAACTCTATCCAAGCGACTAGCGATGAAGAGAAGCAGTTGGTAATAGTGCGCCGTTGGTGCGAATCCAGTGAACTAATATTTGTGATGAACTTCAATTCGTCTCCAGTGACAGTGAATTTGCCGTTTGAGCAAAATGCTAATAAATTGTTAGACTCTGCTGATACCTCATGGTCTGGACATGGTTCTGAAGCTGCGGAACATCTTTCTGTAGGTCAAGAAGTGAAATTGCAACCTACTAGTTTAGTCCTCTATGAAAAAGGATAA
- a CDS encoding Rieske (2Fe-2S) protein: MSWTKVLAVEALSPGTRQVVKVGNRKILVLNHENQLYAVDNTCPHLKLPLKSGKINENGAIVCSFHHSAFDLRTGEVQDWCSWPPGVGKVLSLVSSPKALPVFPIRVEEGSIWVDVQEE; the protein is encoded by the coding sequence ATGAGTTGGACTAAAGTTCTTGCAGTCGAAGCACTTTCCCCAGGTACGCGACAAGTGGTGAAAGTTGGCAACCGGAAAATTCTGGTTTTAAATCACGAAAATCAGCTTTATGCCGTAGATAACACCTGTCCCCACTTAAAATTACCGCTGAAAAGTGGGAAAATTAACGAAAATGGGGCAATTGTTTGTAGCTTCCATCACAGTGCTTTTGACCTGCGGACTGGTGAAGTACAAGACTGGTGTTCCTGGCCACCTGGTGTAGGTAAGGTACTCTCGTTGGTTTCGTCACCAAAAGCATTGCCAGTATTTCCTATTCGTGTGGAAGAAGGTAGCATCTGGGTTGATGTTCAAGAGGAATAG
- a CDS encoding thiol-disulfide oxidoreductase DCC family protein encodes MNYYVIYDGNCNLCVTLVRSLETLDQGKLFRYSPMQDEQTLLQWGITAQDCEQGVILIDGNDPQRRWQGSNAAEEIGRLLPAGSIFVDAYRALPGMKWAGDRFYEQIRDNRYAIFGKRSNTYQSSYCVDGNCN; translated from the coding sequence ATGAATTACTACGTAATCTACGACGGGAATTGTAATCTCTGCGTTACCTTAGTGCGATCGCTAGAAACCTTAGACCAAGGAAAGCTATTTCGCTACAGTCCTATGCAAGATGAGCAAACACTTTTACAGTGGGGAATTACAGCCCAAGACTGTGAACAGGGAGTGATTTTAATTGATGGTAACGATCCTCAGAGACGTTGGCAAGGTAGTAACGCGGCTGAAGAAATTGGGCGATTATTGCCAGCAGGAAGTATATTTGTAGACGCTTATCGAGCCTTACCTGGGATGAAATGGGCAGGCGATCGCTTTTACGAACAAATCCGCGATAATCGCTATGCAATCTTTGGTAAACGTTCTAATACATATCAATCGTCGTACTGTGTGGATGGGAACTGCAATTAA